A genomic stretch from Lathyrus oleraceus cultivar Zhongwan6 chromosome 2, CAAS_Psat_ZW6_1.0, whole genome shotgun sequence includes:
- the LOC127122448 gene encoding uncharacterized protein LOC127122448, with product MVKEKVSESNPVVKLRFPTRNQKKEKHDKNFNKFLEMFKKLEINIPFLEALEQMPSYAKFMKDIMSKKRSTDTDPIVLTETCSAILKGMNIPVKKKDRGSVTIPCIIGDRSFKKALIDFGESVSLMPLSIYKRLGIGKVQDTKVTLQFPDHFVKRPYAVVEDVLVKIDKFLFSVDFVILEMPEDEEIPLILGRPFFETGRCLIDIEEGTLTLKVYDEELKIVCVIGPASRITNVLPQNIPKAG from the coding sequence ATGGTTAAAGAAAAAGTTAGTGAATCAAATCCGGTTGTCAAACTCCGTTTCCCCACAAGAAATCAGAAGAAAGAGAAACATGATAAGAACTTCAATAAATTCTTGGAGATGTTCAAAAAGCTTGAGATTAACATTCCGTTCTTGGaggcacttgaacaaatgccCTCTTATGCCAAATTTATGAAGGATATTATGTCAAAAAAGAGGAGCACCGACACTGACCCTATTGtactaactgaaacttgtagtgcaATTTTGAAGGGTATGAATATTCCagtgaagaagaaagatcgagGCTCGGTAACTATCCCTTGCATTATCGGGGATAGATCTTTCAAAAAGGCCCTTATAGACTTTGGGGAAAGTGTGAGTCTCATGccgttatccatttacaagaggTTGGGGATTGGAAAAGTGCAAGATACCAAAGTGACACTTCAATTTCCTGACCATTTTGTGAAGAGACCTTATGCAGtggtggaagatgttcttgtgaagattgataagttttTATTTTCGGTGGACTTTGTCATCTtagaaatgccggaagatgaagagataccaCTCATTCTCGGTAGACCATTTTTTGAGACCGGAAGATGTTTGATAGATATAGAAGAGGGCACCCTGACTCTAAAAGTTTATGATGAAGAGTTGAAAATTGTGTGCGTAATTGGGCCCGCTAGCCGTATTACCAACGTGTTACCACAAAATATTCCTAAGGCAGGTTGA